The genomic stretch GGCCGTTACCATTCCTTTATTTCAAAATAATATTAATCAAAATATTATTGGAACTGGGTTTGTTAAGTATGAGGTTGGCTCTGCTACTTTACCAATACAAATTGTGTCTTTAAACACTGCAGGGGGTACGATTAATACTGAAACTGTAACTTTAGGTTCAAGCCTAGCGTTTACAATAAGAAGATTCGATGTAATACAAGCCATTATACCTATAGGAGCAGACATACTGTTTCAAGGTGAATTTTGTATAACGACGCGTTATTCAGTTTAAATAAAGAAAACGAGGGGATAAGCAAATGTGCAACGGTTTAAGTTGTTGTTCAACTAAAAATATATTTCAAGATAAAGTATGTACTACTTGGCAAGTTAATACACCTGGGATTATTACGATTTATACTAATAACATAGCTCCAATCATATCAGCAACTGGATA from Arthrobacter citreus encodes the following:
- a CDS encoding DUF3992 domain-containing protein; the protein is MSSCNCSTTTLSCCPEKIFVQDQVCTPWQAVGDATAVTIPLFQNNINQNIIGTGFVKYEVGSATLPIQIVSLNTAGGTINTETVTLGSSLAFTIRRFDVIQAIIPIGADILFQGEFCITTRYSV